A region of Enoplosus armatus isolate fEnoArm2 chromosome 14, fEnoArm2.hap1, whole genome shotgun sequence DNA encodes the following proteins:
- the rab36 gene encoding ras-related protein Rab-36, whose protein sequence is MQDNRNGMMPFPPPISRDRAIWEFPKCYTPEASLQLKKDWDVQAQAACKDRAPRHQPWDRQKMSKVVVVGDLNVGKTCLINRFCKDVFERDYKATIGVDFEIERFEISGVPFSLQIWDTAGQEKFKCIASAYYRGAQVIITVFDMADIKSLEHTRQWLEEAMRENEPDSCFIFLAGAKSDLLPLEERQRTEKDAIRIATAMHAEFWAVSAKTGENVQAFFFRVAALAFEKCMLKGMENGAPASIGHGDSIRSDRANLEEAVPQDTKRSCC, encoded by the exons ATGCAGGATAACAGGAATGGGATGATGCCGTTCCCACCACCCATCAGCAGAGACCGGGCCATCTGGGAATTCCCAAAG TGCTACACACCGGAGGCCTCCCTGCAGCTGAAGAAAGACTGGGACGTTCAGGCTCAAGCCGCCTGTAAAGACAGAGCCCCCAGGCATCAGCC GTGGGACCGACAGAAGATGTCCAAAGTAGTGGTTGTTGGAGACCTCAACGTGGGGAAGACCTGCCTCATTAATAG gTTTTGCAAAGACGTGTTTGAAAGAGACTACAAGGCCACCATAGGCGTGGACTTTGAGATCGAGAGGTTTGAGATCTCTGGGGTACCTTTCTCCCTTCAGAT CTGGGATACCGCCGGGCAGGAAAAGTTCAAGTGCATTGCTTCTGCATACTACCGAGGCGCTCAGG TCATTATCACAGTCTTCGACATGGCCGACATTAAGTCCCTCGAGCACACACG cCAATGGTTGGAGGAGGCCATGAGAGAAAATGAGCCTGACTCTTGTTTCATCTTCTTGGCTGGCGCTAAGAGTGACCTGCTG CCCttagaggaaagacagaggacagaaaaagatgCCATCAGGATAGCAACAGCAATGCATGCAGAGTTTTGGGCTGTTTCGGCTAAAACAG GGGAGAACGTACAGGCGTTTTTCTTCAGGGTGGCGGCTTTGGCCTTTGAGAAGTGCATGCTGAAGGGCATGGAGAACGGGGCGCCTGCTAGCATCGGACACGGGGACAGCATCA GATCAGATCGCGCCAACCTGGAGGAGGCGGTGCCCCAAGACACgaagagaagctgctgctga